A window from Candidatus Poseidoniia archaeon encodes these proteins:
- the thrS gene encoding threonine--tRNA ligase — MAMITVDVGAEAVHEYARGITAGEVIANVHGRKSGAVAALVDGEERDFSHVLDGDCSVAPIPGESDAGLYILRHSCAHLLAQAVTELHPDAQPTIGPPIEHGFYYDFHMEPISEEQLRAIGKRMKQLVKQNLKLEREELDNAALRKMFGDNQFKLEILDDKLGHDVGSSAYRQGDFVDLCRGPHVPSTAHLRWFRLTSTSQAYWRADRERESLVRIYGLCHATKEGLQKREQQLAEAAKRDHRKIGREMELYMIDELLGKGLPVWLPNGEVLKGEIERYAVEVEEAYGYVRVTTPVLGKQQLFEASGHLPHYADSMYPPMEMDDGTYYLKAMNCPMHHLVFRHGKRSYRELPLRIAEYGTVYRNELSGTLTGLLRVRMLSMNDAHIYCTLEQVTSEVEANIRMARDYYATFGFNDYSFRLSLWDPEKKEKYIDQPENWEATQDHLRGILDDLGVEYEEAIGEAAFYGPKVDIQFTTALGREESIATIQLDFAAKERFGLSFMDETGTENGEVFVIHRAPLSTHERFVAFLTEQWMGNFPTWLAPVQVQVVTISEKHRDYAAKVRDALAAADIRVRVDDSDHTIGKKIRTHRKMRPAYMLILGDEEVAGNTVGIRARDGRQRNGVPLADFVAALAVEVASRSPELRLVSGE; from the coding sequence ATGGCGATGATTACCGTTGACGTCGGGGCCGAAGCGGTCCACGAATACGCCCGCGGCATCACCGCCGGCGAGGTTATTGCCAACGTCCACGGCCGCAAGTCGGGTGCGGTCGCCGCGCTTGTCGACGGCGAGGAGCGTGACTTCTCGCACGTCCTCGACGGCGACTGTAGCGTCGCCCCCATCCCCGGAGAGTCCGACGCGGGGCTCTACATCCTGCGCCATTCGTGCGCGCACCTGCTGGCGCAGGCGGTCACCGAGCTGCACCCGGACGCGCAGCCGACCATCGGGCCGCCTATCGAGCACGGCTTCTACTACGACTTCCATATGGAGCCGATTAGCGAAGAGCAGCTGCGCGCCATCGGGAAGCGCATGAAGCAGCTGGTGAAGCAGAACCTCAAGCTCGAGCGCGAGGAGCTCGACAACGCCGCGCTGCGCAAGATGTTTGGCGATAACCAATTCAAGCTCGAAATCCTCGACGACAAACTCGGTCACGATGTCGGCTCGTCCGCCTACCGGCAGGGCGACTTCGTCGACCTCTGCCGCGGCCCGCACGTTCCCAGCACGGCGCACCTGCGCTGGTTCAGGCTCACCAGCACCAGCCAGGCGTACTGGCGCGCCGACCGCGAACGCGAGTCGCTTGTCCGCATCTACGGCCTCTGCCACGCGACGAAAGAGGGCTTGCAGAAGCGCGAGCAGCAGCTCGCGGAAGCCGCGAAGCGCGACCACCGCAAAATCGGGCGCGAGATGGAGCTCTACATGATTGACGAACTACTCGGCAAGGGGCTGCCGGTCTGGCTGCCCAACGGCGAGGTGCTCAAGGGCGAAATCGAGCGCTACGCGGTCGAGGTCGAGGAGGCGTACGGCTACGTCCGCGTCACGACGCCGGTCCTCGGCAAGCAGCAGCTCTTCGAGGCGAGCGGACACCTGCCGCACTACGCCGACTCGATGTATCCGCCCATGGAAATGGACGACGGCACCTACTACTTGAAGGCGATGAACTGCCCCATGCACCATCTCGTCTTCCGCCACGGCAAGCGCTCCTATCGCGAACTGCCGTTGCGCATCGCCGAATACGGCACCGTCTACCGCAACGAACTTTCGGGAACGCTCACGGGGCTGCTGCGCGTGCGCATGCTTTCGATGAACGATGCACACATCTACTGCACGCTGGAGCAAGTGACTTCAGAGGTGGAGGCCAACATCCGCATGGCGCGGGACTACTACGCCACCTTCGGCTTCAACGACTACAGCTTTCGCCTCTCGCTCTGGGACCCCGAAAAGAAGGAGAAATACATCGACCAGCCCGAAAACTGGGAAGCGACGCAGGACCACCTGCGGGGCATCCTCGACGACCTCGGCGTCGAATACGAGGAAGCCATCGGCGAGGCGGCCTTCTATGGGCCGAAGGTCGACATCCAGTTCACCACCGCGCTCGGCCGCGAGGAGTCGATAGCGACCATCCAGCTCGACTTCGCCGCCAAGGAGCGCTTCGGCCTCTCCTTCATGGACGAGACTGGCACGGAAAACGGCGAGGTGTTCGTCATCCACCGCGCTCCGCTATCGACCCACGAGCGTTTCGTCGCGTTCCTCACCGAGCAGTGGATGGGCAACTTCCCGACCTGGCTCGCGCCGGTGCAGGTGCAGGTCGTCACCATCTCTGAAAAGCACCGCGACTACGCCGCAAAGGTGCGCGACGCGCTTGCGGCCGCCGATATCCGCGTGAGGGTCGACGACAGCGACCATACCATCGGCAAGAAAATCCGCACGCACCGCAAGATGAGGCCGGCCTACATGCTCATCCTCGGCGATGAGGAGGTCGCGGGCAACACCGTCGGCATCCGCGCGCGCGACGGCCGCCAGCGCAACGGCGTCCCGCTCGCCGACTTCGTTGCTGCGCTCGCCGTCGAGGTCGCGAGCCGCAGCCCGGAGCTGCGGCTCGTATCGGGCGAGTAG
- a CDS encoding elongation factor EF-2 has translation MGRKEDNVKRAQALFRELGQIRNIGTAAHIDHGKTTLSDNLIFGAGMMSEDLAGKQLMLDFDEQESARGITINAANASMVHEHKGTDYLINLIDTPGHVDFGGDVTRAMRALDGVIIVVCAVEGIMPQTETVIRQALKEKVKPVLFINKVDRLIAELQVTPEDMQQRFGKIITEVNKLIMGQVPKEFRKEWKLDAAAGTVAFGSAYHNWATSIPFMQKKGISFKQIYDYMTEEDRKGLAHAAPLHEVLLDMIVEKMPSAEVAQKYRIPHIWHGDPESAAGKAMVSADDKGVTTFMVTKVVIDPHAGEIAVGRLFSGTIAKGDQLYVSGMPAPNRVQSVGVFVGADRIATEQVTAGNIVAIAGLRDAISGSTATSQQDLEPFERIVHHSEPVVTTAIEAKHTRDLPKLVGVLRAVSKADPSIQIDSNLETGEHLMSGMGELHLEITEYRIAKEHGVKITTSPPIVVYREAVMEPSPGVFEGKSPNKHNRFFVTVEPLEPDVLAAIQEGTIPSGDIKKSREVARQLMEYDWDRPIARGVLCIENGCVFIDATKGVQNLFETRELLIEAFKEVVNRGPRSNERLLGVKVLLRDAKLHEDAIHRGPAQTIPAVRNAINGSMLMAGVALMEPKQNVYISVPQDLMGAVTGEMSQRRSVIAGMETEGDLATITAKAPVKEMFGFAGEIRSATAGRALWSTEFAGYEPLPRELLDDVTAEIRERKGLKPEVPRPENYA, from the coding sequence ATGGGCCGCAAGGAAGATAACGTCAAGCGCGCGCAGGCGCTGTTCCGCGAACTGGGACAGATTCGTAACATCGGCACCGCGGCGCATATCGACCACGGCAAGACTACGCTCTCGGACAACCTGATTTTCGGCGCCGGGATGATGTCGGAAGACCTCGCCGGCAAGCAGCTGATGCTCGATTTCGACGAGCAGGAATCGGCGCGCGGCATCACCATCAACGCCGCCAACGCCTCGATGGTCCACGAGCACAAGGGCACCGATTACCTCATCAATCTTATCGACACGCCGGGGCACGTTGATTTCGGCGGTGACGTCACCCGCGCGATGCGTGCGCTCGACGGTGTCATCATCGTCGTCTGCGCGGTCGAGGGCATCATGCCACAGACCGAGACGGTCATCCGGCAGGCGTTGAAGGAGAAGGTCAAGCCGGTGCTTTTCATTAACAAGGTGGACCGGCTGATTGCCGAGTTGCAGGTTACGCCCGAGGACATGCAGCAGCGCTTCGGGAAGATTATCACCGAGGTCAACAAGCTCATCATGGGGCAGGTGCCCAAGGAGTTCCGCAAGGAGTGGAAACTGGACGCGGCTGCCGGTACGGTCGCCTTCGGGTCAGCCTATCACAACTGGGCCACCTCGATTCCATTCATGCAGAAGAAGGGCATCTCCTTCAAGCAGATTTACGATTACATGACGGAAGAGGACCGCAAAGGCCTTGCACACGCCGCACCGCTGCATGAAGTTCTGCTCGATATGATTGTCGAGAAGATGCCTTCAGCCGAAGTGGCGCAGAAGTACCGCATCCCGCATATCTGGCACGGCGACCCCGAGTCAGCCGCCGGCAAGGCGATGGTCTCCGCTGATGACAAGGGTGTCACAACTTTCATGGTCACCAAGGTGGTCATCGACCCGCATGCGGGCGAAATCGCCGTCGGGCGGCTCTTTTCGGGCACAATCGCCAAGGGCGACCAGCTCTACGTTTCCGGGATGCCCGCGCCCAACCGGGTCCAGTCGGTGGGCGTCTTCGTCGGCGCCGACCGGATTGCGACTGAGCAGGTGACCGCCGGCAACATCGTCGCTATCGCCGGGCTGCGCGACGCCATCTCCGGCTCGACCGCCACCTCCCAGCAGGACCTTGAGCCGTTCGAGCGCATCGTCCACCACTCGGAGCCGGTCGTCACGACCGCCATCGAGGCCAAGCATACGCGCGACCTGCCAAAGCTGGTCGGGGTGCTGCGCGCGGTCTCCAAGGCCGACCCCTCGATCCAGATTGATTCCAACCTCGAGACGGGCGAGCACCTGATGTCGGGGATGGGTGAATTGCACCTCGAAATCACCGAGTACCGTATTGCCAAGGAGCACGGCGTCAAAATTACCACCTCGCCCCCCATCGTGGTCTACCGCGAGGCGGTCATGGAACCCTCGCCGGGCGTCTTCGAAGGCAAGTCACCAAACAAGCACAACCGTTTCTTCGTCACGGTCGAGCCGCTCGAGCCGGACGTGCTCGCTGCCATCCAGGAGGGTACAATCCCGTCAGGCGACATCAAGAAATCGCGCGAAGTGGCGCGACAGCTGATGGAGTACGACTGGGACCGCCCCATCGCGCGCGGCGTGCTCTGCATCGAGAACGGCTGCGTCTTCATCGACGCCACGAAGGGAGTACAGAATCTGTTCGAGACGCGCGAACTGCTGATTGAAGCTTTCAAGGAAGTCGTCAACCGCGGCCCTCGCTCGAATGAGCGGCTGCTGGGAGTCAAGGTACTGCTGCGCGACGCCAAGCTGCACGAGGACGCCATCCACCGCGGCCCGGCGCAGACGATTCCCGCCGTCCGTAACGCCATCAACGGCTCGATGCTCATGGCGGGCGTGGCGCTGATGGAGCCGAAGCAGAACGTCTACATCAGCGTCCCACAGGACCTGATGGGAGCCGTCACGGGCGAGATGTCGCAACGCCGCTCGGTGATTGCCGGGATGGAGACCGAGGGCGATCTCGCTACGATTACGGCCAAGGCGCCAGTCAAGGAGATGTTCGGCTTCGCGGGCGAGATTCGCTCGGCGACTGCCGGCCGCGCGCTCTGGTCAACCGAATTCGCCGGCTACGAACCGCTGCCGCGCGAGCTGCTGGATGATGTCACGGCCGAAATCCGGGAGCGGAAAGGGCTCAAGCCCGAGGTTCCGAGACCCGAGAACTACGCCTGA
- a CDS encoding ABC transporter ATP-binding protein produces MLAVEVENVVKEFPGGWRRPPVRIIDDVSFTVEKGQHVAIIGPNGCGKTTLLRTIATIYRPDAGKVRIFGQDVFNWRQSERSRRAFAFISPALNFQAKLTLRQTIEFFATVLQKPPATVIPFLKRTGLYAMWDRRLEGFSEGQKAMLRLAIAFLKQPRVLFLDEVVANLDLARREKVIGMLEELEAFQDLTLLMVDHDPYVVDRLCDRILVLQKGGRIHRFTSVRELMDEVPYRFTVEVNLKRDVEDALAAKVAQPLRRYEMTLRYFAADEQAVHRISRRVLKLLGERVQDYVTAPVSLKDVYYLMREDG; encoded by the coding sequence ATGCTGGCGGTCGAAGTCGAGAACGTCGTCAAGGAGTTCCCCGGCGGCTGGCGCCGGCCGCCCGTGCGAATTATCGATGACGTATCCTTCACCGTCGAGAAGGGGCAGCATGTCGCAATTATTGGCCCTAACGGCTGCGGCAAGACCACGCTGTTGCGTACCATCGCCACGATTTATCGCCCCGACGCTGGCAAAGTGCGTATCTTTGGTCAGGACGTCTTTAACTGGCGTCAGAGTGAGCGGTCGCGGCGCGCCTTCGCGTTCATCTCACCGGCGCTGAACTTCCAGGCCAAGCTGACGCTGCGGCAGACCATCGAGTTCTTCGCGACGGTGCTGCAGAAGCCCCCCGCAACTGTAATCCCGTTCCTGAAACGGACCGGGCTCTACGCAATGTGGGACCGGCGGCTGGAAGGCTTCTCCGAAGGGCAGAAGGCGATGCTGCGGCTCGCCATCGCCTTCCTGAAGCAGCCGCGGGTGCTGTTCCTCGATGAGGTGGTCGCGAACCTTGATTTGGCGCGACGCGAGAAGGTGATTGGCATGCTCGAGGAACTGGAGGCGTTCCAGGACCTGACGCTGCTGATGGTCGACCACGACCCATACGTGGTGGACCGGCTCTGCGACCGCATCCTGGTGTTGCAGAAGGGCGGCCGCATCCACCGTTTCACCTCGGTACGCGAGCTTATGGATGAAGTCCCGTACCGCTTCACGGTCGAGGTGAACCTGAAGCGCGACGTTGAGGATGCACTCGCTGCAAAGGTGGCGCAGCCATTACGGCGCTACGAGATGACGCTGCGCTACTTCGCCGCCGACGAGCAGGCGGTGCACCGCATTTCGCGCCGGGTGCTGAAGCTGCTGGGCGAGCGGGTGCAGGACTACGTCACCGCGCCGGTCTCGCTCAAGGACGTCTACTACCTGATGCGGGAGGATGGCTAA
- a CDS encoding 30S ribosomal protein S12 gives MAKGLYTSAQARKHRQKQRWNDRYYRKRVLKLKQKADPLQGAPQAKGIVVEKVGVEAKQPNSGIRKCVRVQLIKNGRQVTALAPGNLAISFIDEHDEVVIEGVGGRMGRSYGDLSGVRYRVLKVNNVSLREMVRGRKEKPIR, from the coding sequence TTGGCCAAGGGACTCTACACCTCCGCGCAGGCTCGCAAGCACCGCCAGAAGCAACGCTGGAACGACCGCTACTATCGCAAGCGGGTGCTCAAGCTGAAGCAGAAGGCGGACCCGCTACAGGGCGCGCCGCAGGCGAAGGGCATCGTGGTCGAGAAGGTCGGGGTCGAGGCTAAACAGCCCAATTCCGGCATCCGCAAGTGTGTGCGAGTGCAGCTCATCAAGAACGGCCGGCAGGTGACTGCGCTGGCGCCGGGCAACCTCGCCATCAGCTTCATTGACGAGCACGACGAGGTGGTCATCGAAGGCGTCGGCGGACGCATGGGGCGCTCGTACGGCGACCTCTCCGGCGTGCGCTACCGGGTCCTGAAAGTTAACAACGTCTCGCTGCGCGAGATGGTCCGCGGGCGCAAGGAGAAGCCGATTCGGTGA
- the tuf gene encoding translation elongation factor EF-1 subunit alpha translates to MASKPHMNVVFIGHVDHGKSTSVGRLLLETGAIEQHLVDKYRKEAEERGKGGFELAYVMDNLKEERERGVTIDVAHKKFETDKTYFTIIDAPGHRDFVKNMITGTSQADAAVLVVAADDGIKAQTKEHLWLAKVMGVEQLIVSVNKMDITKPAYSEKRFEEVKADLEKMLKMVGFRDEQVTVLPASGWKADNIKDKGDNLGWWSGDTLLAALNKLSPPKGQEGDSLRLPIQDVYKISGIGAVPVGRVETGTLKPGMKVSFRPSAHQGGKVGEVKSVEMHHAEVPQAVPGDNVGFNLRGVSHTDIRRGDICGPENDPPTVARAFKAQVMILDHPNVITKGYTPVFHSHTAQVACTFDTLLAKMDPRTGEVTEENPDYLKKGDAAMVLIKPTKPLAIEEQAKFKQLSRFAIRDMGKTVAAGMCLKIEESWD, encoded by the coding sequence ATGGCAAGCAAACCCCACATGAATGTAGTATTCATCGGTCACGTCGACCACGGCAAGTCTACCTCAGTCGGCCGACTCCTTCTGGAGACTGGCGCAATCGAGCAGCACCTTGTTGACAAGTATCGCAAGGAAGCGGAAGAGCGCGGCAAGGGCGGCTTCGAGCTGGCGTACGTGATGGATAACCTGAAAGAAGAACGTGAGCGTGGCGTCACGATTGATGTAGCACACAAGAAGTTCGAGACTGACAAGACCTATTTCACGATTATCGATGCCCCGGGGCACCGAGATTTCGTCAAGAACATGATTACCGGCACCTCGCAGGCTGACGCCGCAGTGCTGGTGGTCGCGGCCGACGATGGCATCAAGGCGCAGACCAAGGAGCACCTCTGGCTCGCCAAGGTGATGGGCGTCGAGCAGCTGATTGTCTCAGTTAACAAGATGGACATCACCAAGCCCGCCTACTCCGAGAAGCGTTTCGAGGAGGTCAAGGCTGACCTCGAAAAGATGCTTAAGATGGTCGGCTTCCGCGACGAGCAGGTGACCGTCCTGCCCGCTTCAGGCTGGAAGGCGGACAACATCAAGGATAAGGGCGACAACCTCGGCTGGTGGAGCGGCGACACGCTGCTGGCGGCGCTCAACAAGCTCTCACCCCCCAAGGGGCAGGAGGGTGATTCGCTGCGTCTGCCAATCCAGGACGTCTACAAGATTTCGGGTATCGGCGCCGTGCCGGTCGGCCGGGTCGAGACCGGGACGCTCAAGCCCGGTATGAAAGTCAGCTTCCGCCCCTCCGCCCATCAGGGTGGCAAGGTCGGCGAAGTCAAGTCGGTCGAGATGCACCACGCCGAGGTTCCGCAAGCGGTACCGGGCGACAACGTCGGCTTCAACTTGCGTGGCGTATCGCACACCGATATCCGCCGCGGCGATATCTGCGGTCCCGAGAACGACCCGCCCACCGTGGCGCGTGCGTTCAAGGCACAGGTCATGATTCTGGACCACCCTAACGTGATTACCAAAGGGTACACCCCGGTATTCCACAGCCACACCGCACAGGTGGCGTGCACCTTCGACACCCTGCTGGCGAAGATGGATCCCCGCACCGGAGAGGTGACCGAGGAAAATCCCGACTACCTGAAGAAGGGCGACGCGGCGATGGTACTCATCAAGCCCACCAAGCCGCTCGCAATCGAGGAACAGGCCAAGTTCAAGCAGCTTTCGCGCTTCGCTATCCGCGACATGGGTAAGACCGTCGCGGCCGGCATGTGCCTCAAGATTGAGGAGTCCTGGGACTGA
- a CDS encoding Lrp/AsnC ligand binding domain-containing protein — protein sequence MAVGFILIKTEPSKEQQVYEALGSVEEIVELHPLFGEFDLLAKVDTGDFYDLGQVVVQKIRTVEGVQDTQTHPATKLERPAEAAAASDSSLIRRSQIAGR from the coding sequence ATGGCGGTCGGCTTTATCCTCATCAAGACCGAGCCCTCCAAGGAGCAGCAGGTGTACGAGGCGCTCGGAAGCGTGGAGGAAATCGTGGAGTTGCACCCGCTGTTTGGCGAATTCGACCTGTTGGCCAAGGTTGACACCGGCGATTTCTACGACCTGGGACAGGTGGTGGTGCAGAAGATTCGTACCGTCGAGGGAGTCCAGGACACGCAGACCCACCCGGCGACCAAGCTTGAACGGCCGGCTGAGGCCGCCGCCGCTTCCGACAGTAGCCTAATAAGGCGCAGCCAAATCGCCGGACGATAA
- a CDS encoding DUF2070 family protein has protein sequence MAPELVVDPDVPPPARLSGYLLHTPRRELSGALFAAATLALAVIGLRDFPLITEAVSDRLLLGAVTLALPPLLVATLAANLAWAWDGRYPLRYGLQTGATGALIMLFCTLAGGEWWFSTMGGLAFGVGATGGLWYLTLRTHGSAPGWVALSLAMVAPLASLWGLFGDNSEHWLNVGLVSLVTFTAASYGFLFFVDTPYQRAVGISGMRHMAAFIEFYSTGDGRRLTRALREICQTVRVESGWASLRRDGEPLAFLAIPGLHPGPLGELGGSNLPSKIDPELPGLGFALHGATTNDQNPLRAEDVNRIGNAMAETAADAAHGGGGRPAASAGTVPDAHALGLGEDLLLFAEPDDSDDIHPALGSILEGSATRGDGERLLVDLHNQEGWGRPPLPAGTAEGSALAEAMGAAADGCRAAPIGELRAGVARLPGEDLEHGIGPGGLRVLALETGGATSALLLWDANGFAPGMNAALREGLADSVDTLLLATTDNHYVNIRPGGHNPLSGADFILPAAQAALAEALADLAPAESAMGRVTVDGVEILGQGMQDRISAAANAVVQVARFSWLPLYGSAAMFCMLLSPYL, from the coding sequence ATGGCTCCCGAACTCGTAGTCGACCCTGATGTGCCGCCCCCCGCGCGGCTCTCGGGCTACCTGCTGCACACCCCACGCCGCGAACTGAGCGGTGCGCTATTTGCGGCCGCAACGCTGGCGCTGGCGGTCATCGGGCTGCGCGACTTCCCACTCATCACCGAGGCGGTCTCCGACCGGCTGCTGCTCGGCGCGGTCACGCTGGCGCTGCCGCCGCTGCTGGTCGCAACGCTCGCCGCCAACCTCGCGTGGGCGTGGGACGGTCGCTACCCGCTGCGCTACGGCTTGCAGACTGGCGCGACCGGCGCGCTGATTATGCTCTTCTGCACCCTCGCTGGCGGTGAGTGGTGGTTCTCGACGATGGGCGGGCTGGCGTTCGGCGTCGGCGCGACCGGCGGGCTCTGGTATCTCACGCTGCGCACCCACGGCTCCGCGCCGGGCTGGGTCGCCCTTTCGCTCGCGATGGTGGCGCCGCTGGCGTCGCTGTGGGGGCTCTTCGGCGACAACTCCGAGCACTGGCTTAATGTCGGCCTCGTTTCGCTGGTCACGTTCACCGCCGCCAGTTACGGCTTCCTCTTCTTCGTCGACACCCCCTATCAGCGTGCGGTCGGCATTTCGGGCATGCGGCACATGGCGGCGTTCATCGAATTCTACTCGACCGGCGACGGGCGGCGGCTGACGCGCGCCTTGCGGGAAATCTGCCAGACGGTGCGCGTCGAGAGCGGCTGGGCGTCGCTGCGCCGCGACGGGGAGCCGCTGGCGTTCCTCGCTATCCCCGGGCTGCACCCTGGCCCACTCGGCGAACTGGGTGGCAGCAACCTGCCGTCGAAGATTGATCCCGAACTCCCTGGTCTCGGCTTCGCGCTGCATGGCGCGACGACCAACGACCAGAACCCGCTGCGCGCCGAGGACGTCAATCGCATCGGCAATGCGATGGCGGAGACGGCCGCCGACGCCGCGCACGGTGGCGGCGGCCGCCCCGCCGCGTCGGCCGGCACGGTACCGGACGCGCACGCGCTCGGCCTTGGGGAAGACTTGCTGCTCTTCGCCGAGCCGGACGACAGCGATGATATCCACCCCGCGCTTGGCTCAATCCTCGAAGGCAGCGCCACCCGCGGCGACGGCGAGCGGCTGCTCGTCGACCTGCATAATCAGGAAGGCTGGGGCCGCCCCCCGCTCCCGGCCGGCACCGCGGAAGGCAGCGCGCTGGCGGAAGCGATGGGCGCGGCGGCCGACGGCTGCCGCGCCGCCCCCATCGGTGAACTGCGCGCCGGCGTCGCGCGGCTGCCGGGCGAGGACCTCGAGCACGGTATCGGCCCCGGCGGGCTGCGCGTGCTCGCGCTCGAAACCGGCGGCGCGACCAGCGCGCTGCTGCTGTGGGACGCCAACGGCTTCGCGCCGGGGATGAACGCTGCCTTGCGGGAAGGCCTCGCCGACAGCGTCGATACGCTGCTACTGGCGACGACCGACAACCACTACGTCAATATCCGCCCCGGCGGCCACAACCCGCTCTCGGGCGCCGACTTCATCCTCCCCGCGGCGCAGGCGGCGCTGGCGGAGGCGCTGGCGGACCTCGCGCCGGCCGAGAGCGCGATGGGGCGCGTCACGGTCGACGGCGTCGAAATCCTGGGGCAGGGGATGCAGGACCGCATCTCGGCCGCCGCGAACGCCGTCGTGCAGGTTGCGCGCTTCTCATGGCTCCCGCTCTACGGCTCGGCGGCGATGTTCTGCATGCTGCTGTCGCCGTATCTGTAA
- a CDS encoding 30S ribosomal protein S7 translates to MSAVAEAGAAGADAAPEAEPEAPPEPELPVLPLFGKWDLSEVEVEDPTLRKYINLNAFQVPHTGGRRARTRFGKHRMTVVERLINNLMRSERYTGKKAQAYKVLRNSFDIVHAKKKQNPMQVLVRALENGAPRAEVVSLRYGGIRVYSGVDVSPARRLETAIGNICRGAIASAPKQRSIVKALAREIMLAAEGNPDSFAVAKKEDKERQAEAAHN, encoded by the coding sequence GTGAGCGCGGTCGCGGAGGCCGGGGCGGCCGGGGCGGACGCAGCTCCCGAGGCGGAGCCGGAAGCACCGCCCGAGCCGGAGCTGCCGGTACTGCCGCTCTTCGGCAAGTGGGACCTCAGCGAGGTCGAGGTGGAGGACCCGACGCTGCGCAAGTACATCAACCTCAACGCTTTCCAGGTGCCTCACACCGGCGGTCGCCGCGCGCGGACGCGGTTTGGCAAGCATCGCATGACTGTCGTCGAGCGCCTCATCAACAACCTGATGCGCTCCGAGCGCTACACTGGCAAGAAGGCGCAAGCCTACAAGGTGCTGCGCAACTCGTTCGACATCGTCCACGCCAAGAAGAAGCAGAACCCGATGCAGGTGCTGGTCCGCGCGCTCGAGAACGGCGCGCCGCGCGCCGAAGTGGTTTCGCTGCGGTACGGCGGCATCCGCGTCTACAGCGGCGTCGACGTCTCGCCGGCGCGACGGCTCGAGACCGCCATCGGCAACATTTGTCGCGGCGCGATTGCGTCGGCGCCAAAGCAGCGCTCAATCGTGAAAGCGCTCGCGCGCGAAATCATGCTTGCTGCTGAAGGGAATCCGGACTCGTTCGCCGTCGCCAAGAAGGAAGACAAGGAGCGCCAGGCGGAAGCCGCGCACAACTGA
- a CDS encoding geranylgeranylglyceryl/heptaprenylglyceryl phosphate synthase: MEVYQRLRKLRRERPLHLTLLDPGKSDTATIGRMAHGAAEAGTDVIMVGGSTGLSLERVDAAVDEIKEQSHLPVILFPTVAKAVSTKADAIFFMSLLNSTERRFLVGEQIASAAMVHQSGLQPLSMAYLIVEPGMAAARVGKAQPLPRDDPAPAVAHAMAGELFGMRFIYLEAGSGASAPVPPAIVAAVREAIKALLIVGGGIRTVDSAAAAVAAGADMVVTGTLVERASMVKEELQPIIGAVHAG, encoded by the coding sequence TTGGAAGTCTATCAACGACTGCGGAAATTGCGCCGCGAGCGGCCGTTGCACCTGACGCTGCTCGACCCCGGCAAGAGCGATACCGCCACCATCGGGCGCATGGCGCACGGCGCAGCCGAGGCGGGCACCGACGTAATCATGGTCGGCGGCTCGACCGGCCTCTCGCTCGAGCGTGTCGACGCGGCGGTGGACGAAATCAAGGAGCAGTCGCACCTGCCGGTAATCCTCTTCCCGACCGTCGCGAAGGCGGTTTCCACGAAGGCGGACGCGATTTTCTTCATGTCGCTGCTCAACAGCACCGAACGGCGCTTCCTCGTCGGCGAGCAGATTGCGAGCGCCGCGATGGTCCACCAGTCGGGGCTCCAGCCGCTCTCGATGGCGTACCTGATTGTCGAGCCCGGCATGGCTGCCGCGCGCGTCGGCAAGGCGCAGCCGCTACCGCGCGACGACCCGGCGCCGGCAGTCGCGCACGCGATGGCGGGCGAGCTGTTCGGCATGCGCTTCATCTACCTCGAGGCGGGCTCGGGCGCCAGCGCGCCGGTGCCGCCCGCGATTGTCGCCGCGGTCCGCGAGGCGATTAAGGCGTTGCTGATAGTCGGCGGCGGCATCCGCACCGTCGACTCGGCAGCTGCCGCGGTCGCCGCGGGCGCCGACATGGTCGTCACGGGTACGCTGGTCGAACGGGCGTCGATGGTCAAGGAGGAGTTGCAGCCCATTATCGGGGCGGTGCACGCCGGCTGA
- the rpsJ gene encoding 30S ribosomal protein S10 produces the protein MAKKGDTRACISLHALDHGSVDLVCEQIRTISDRTGVQMTGPIPLPTRKLRVPVRKSPDGEGSETWDRWEARLHKRLIYIDADDRALRQLMRIQIPDGVKISIQIQSK, from the coding sequence ATGGCGAAGAAGGGAGATACGCGGGCCTGCATCTCCCTGCACGCCCTTGACCACGGCTCGGTTGACCTTGTCTGCGAGCAGATTCGCACCATCTCCGACCGCACCGGCGTCCAGATGACCGGCCCGATTCCGCTCCCGACGCGCAAGCTGCGTGTGCCCGTGCGGAAATCCCCCGACGGCGAAGGCTCCGAGACGTGGGACCGCTGGGAGGCGCGGCTGCACAAGCGACTCATCTATATTGACGCCGACGACCGCGCACTGCGCCAGCTGATGCGCATCCAGATACCCGACGGCGTCAAGATATCTATCCAGATTCAGTCGAAGTAG